The following proteins are encoded in a genomic region of Nocardioides sp. cx-173:
- a CDS encoding phage holin family protein encodes MASDAPVSRRARRRGRGWFILADLGRFLATWLVSTSILWVAARLLPDLEASSWGSLAGVSAVSGVVGFLVRPLLVEVSVRLGWLTVLPLAFGTQGVVMHIAMLIVPGITATWTAAFVTSWLCAAGGTVAAYLLTAGTDESLTTALARRGRSVRPPDPEVDGLLVVQLDGVPFPVLRWAVQAGGVPTIRRWVTSGAYHLREWTPQLPCTTPASQLGVLHGTVAGVPGFRWYDRELGRVLVANHPADARIIEERASNGRGLLCEDGVSISNLFSGDAENAPLTMSRASARLGSPQTRRALVWFLLTPTGFARSLTRTVGEVAKERWQAHAQVRYELVPRVRRSWTFALLRAVTNGLLRDLNTALIAEEMQRGRKVIYVDYVDYDEVAHHAGLFRHESLAALEGLDRVLAQLELLAEHAARRYRLVVVSDHGQSQGQPFADRYGQELSALCAELMDERVHDYEEADEGWGRAHALVQDIGEEGVAGRLTAPARRRVDREWEGDGSGDRGGGGIQAPGRAVVLGSGNLGLFYLPGETRQSLDALTARWPRLLPGLCEHPGLGFVAGIDEHGVPWAYGDGGRVDLVSGAVTGTDPLVRYGEHARRQLLRAVLDPMAPDLYLNSSLDEQTLDIAAFEELVGAHGGLGGWQDSAVLLAPQDLAASVPERVEGADQLHQVLLGFLRQSGQRLESQAPESEVPVTLT; translated from the coding sequence ATGGCGAGCGACGCACCGGTCTCGAGACGGGCGCGCCGACGCGGTCGGGGATGGTTCATCCTCGCGGACCTCGGGCGGTTCCTCGCCACCTGGCTGGTCTCCACCAGCATCCTGTGGGTGGCCGCCAGGCTGCTTCCTGACCTCGAGGCCTCCTCGTGGGGGAGCCTGGCCGGGGTGTCGGCGGTCAGCGGCGTCGTCGGCTTCCTGGTGCGCCCGCTCCTGGTGGAGGTCAGCGTCCGACTCGGTTGGCTGACCGTGCTCCCCCTGGCTTTCGGCACCCAGGGCGTGGTCATGCACATCGCGATGCTCATCGTCCCGGGGATCACCGCGACCTGGACGGCGGCCTTCGTGACGAGCTGGCTCTGCGCCGCCGGCGGGACGGTCGCGGCCTACCTCCTCACCGCCGGCACGGACGAGTCCCTCACCACCGCGCTCGCCCGTCGCGGCCGGTCCGTTCGTCCCCCCGACCCGGAGGTCGATGGCCTGCTCGTCGTGCAGCTCGACGGGGTGCCGTTCCCGGTGCTCCGCTGGGCCGTGCAGGCCGGCGGGGTGCCGACGATCCGCCGGTGGGTGACCTCCGGGGCCTACCACCTGCGCGAATGGACCCCGCAGCTTCCCTGCACCACCCCGGCCAGCCAGCTCGGTGTGCTGCACGGCACCGTGGCCGGCGTTCCGGGCTTCCGGTGGTACGACCGCGAGCTCGGCCGGGTCCTGGTCGCCAACCACCCCGCGGACGCGCGCATCATCGAGGAGCGGGCGAGCAACGGCCGGGGGCTGCTCTGCGAGGACGGGGTGTCGATCTCGAACCTCTTCTCCGGAGATGCCGAGAATGCGCCCCTGACGATGAGCCGGGCGAGCGCCCGTCTGGGCTCGCCCCAGACGAGGAGGGCGCTGGTCTGGTTCTTGCTCACCCCCACGGGCTTCGCCCGCAGCCTCACCCGCACGGTCGGCGAGGTGGCGAAGGAGCGCTGGCAGGCGCACGCCCAGGTGCGGTACGAGCTGGTGCCACGCGTGCGCAGGAGCTGGACCTTCGCGCTGCTCCGGGCCGTGACCAACGGCCTGCTGCGCGATCTCAACACCGCCCTGATCGCCGAGGAGATGCAGCGCGGGCGCAAGGTGATCTACGTCGACTACGTCGACTACGACGAGGTTGCCCACCACGCCGGGCTGTTCCGGCACGAGTCCCTGGCCGCCCTCGAGGGCCTGGACCGGGTGCTTGCCCAGCTCGAGCTGCTCGCCGAGCACGCTGCCCGGCGCTATCGCCTGGTCGTCGTCTCCGATCACGGCCAGTCCCAGGGGCAGCCGTTCGCCGACCGCTACGGCCAGGAGCTCTCCGCCCTCTGCGCCGAGCTGATGGACGAGCGCGTCCACGACTACGAGGAGGCCGACGAGGGATGGGGCAGGGCCCACGCGCTGGTCCAGGACATCGGAGAGGAGGGGGTCGCGGGCCGGCTCACGGCTCCGGCCCGTCGTCGGGTCGACCGGGAGTGGGAGGGCGACGGCAGTGGCGACCGGGGCGGCGGTGGCATCCAGGCTCCCGGCCGCGCCGTCGTCCTCGGCTCGGGGAACCTGGGGCTCTTCTACCTGCCGGGTGAGACCCGTCAGAGCCTGGACGCGCTGACGGCCCGCTGGCCGCGCCTGCTGCCCGGGCTCTGCGAGCACCCGGGCTTGGGGTTCGTCGCCGGGATCGACGAGCACGGGGTCCCCTGGGCCTACGGGGACGGTGGCCGGGTCGACCTGGTCTCGGGTGCGGTCACCGGCACCGACCCCCTGGTCCGGTACGGCGAGCACGCCAGGCGGCAGCTGCTGCGTGCGGTGCTGGACCCGATGGCGCCCGACCTCTACCTCAACAGCTCCCTGGACGAGCAGACCCTCGACATCGCGGCCTTCGAGGAGCTCGTCGGGGCGCACGGCGGCCTGGGCGGATGGCAGGACAGTGCGGTCCTCCTGGCGCCGCAGGACCTCGCCGCCTCCGTGCCGGAGCGGGTCGAGGGCGCCGACCAGCTCCACCAGGTGCTGCTGGGGTTCCTCCGGCAGTCCGGCCAGCGTCTCGAGTCGCAGGCGCCCGAGTCAGAGGTCCCGGTCACCCTCACGTGA
- a CDS encoding MBL fold metallo-hydrolase → MRSSHERLRLTWLGHSTVVSDLAGTRLLTDPLLRTHSNVLRRRGPRPSREQWADPDAVLLSHLHLDHAELRSLRMVPGVPVLTGSRNAAWVRRQGLLGQGAEEWTDVGALQVRLVPAVHHDRPLPHRPNEAHGHLVRSGATTLWVAGDTAWYDRMADLPALAGTERLDVVIVPIGGWGPRLSAHHMGPAQAAQACAATGARFALPVHWGTLHPPLMTTFGDWFERPLAAFEAEVSTVAPDCTVIRLGHGETWSREGDRDL, encoded by the coding sequence GTGCGCTCGTCTCACGAGCGGCTGAGACTCACGTGGCTGGGTCACTCGACGGTGGTGAGCGACCTCGCAGGGACCCGGCTGCTGACCGACCCCCTCCTGCGAACGCACAGCAACGTGTTGCGCCGCAGGGGGCCCAGGCCGAGCCGTGAGCAGTGGGCAGATCCCGACGCGGTGCTCCTCTCCCACCTGCACCTCGACCATGCCGAGCTCCGGTCCCTGCGGATGGTCCCGGGGGTGCCTGTCCTCACCGGCAGCCGCAACGCGGCCTGGGTGCGCCGGCAGGGCCTGCTCGGACAAGGGGCGGAGGAGTGGACCGACGTGGGCGCCCTGCAGGTGCGCTTGGTGCCCGCCGTCCACCACGACCGACCGCTGCCGCACCGTCCCAACGAGGCCCACGGTCACCTGGTGCGCTCGGGCGCGACCACGCTGTGGGTGGCAGGAGACACCGCCTGGTACGACCGGATGGCCGACCTTCCGGCGCTGGCCGGGACCGAGCGGCTGGACGTGGTGATTGTCCCGATCGGCGGGTGGGGCCCCCGACTGTCGGCCCACCACATGGGACCGGCACAGGCGGCGCAGGCGTGCGCCGCGACCGGGGCGCGCTTCGCCCTGCCGGTGCACTGGGGCACCTTGCACCCACCCCTGATGACCACGTTCGGCGACTGGTTCGAGCGCCCCCTCGCCGCCTTCGAGGCGGAGGTCTCGACCGTGGCACCGGACTGCACGGTGATCAGGCTCGGGCACGGGGAGACGTGGTCACGTGAGGGTGACCGGGACCTCTGA
- a CDS encoding oxidoreductase yields the protein MARLGALVLSTVLIGSALAGPSYAGGGGAPGHHGPPGAGHGDAVSWAERVVDADQSFRGLDAVDRRVAWVAGGSATEGAPGRVFRTVDGGRSWDDVSPPGTEGLLLRDVEARNAKEAVVLAIGAGDASRIYRTTDGGRSWAAAFVNDDPAAFYDCMAFYPGGRRGLALSDPVDGRFRILATRDSGRSWTVLPDDGMPQAPTEFGFAASGDCLVTAGRTAYFGSGGGASRVFRSDDFGRTWTAADSTIPAGESAGVFALTFRTPHEGVAVGGDFAAPADGVDAVAVSRHGRAWRNTGDLRHLGEDAAFLPGRGQRLIVTGESGEVRGTSISHDGGRSWTQVSESGYHAVDCTHDGSCWAAGGGGRVARLVSGR from the coding sequence ATGGCTCGACTCGGCGCGCTCGTACTGTCCACCGTCCTGATCGGCTCCGCGCTGGCGGGACCGTCGTACGCCGGGGGAGGGGGCGCCCCCGGCCACCACGGCCCGCCGGGTGCGGGCCATGGCGACGCAGTGTCGTGGGCCGAGCGGGTCGTCGACGCCGACCAGAGCTTCCGGGGCCTGGACGCGGTCGACCGGCGGGTGGCGTGGGTGGCCGGCGGCAGCGCCACCGAGGGAGCCCCCGGACGGGTGTTCCGCACCGTCGACGGCGGGCGCAGCTGGGACGACGTGAGCCCGCCCGGCACCGAGGGGCTGCTGCTTCGCGACGTGGAGGCGCGCAACGCGAAGGAGGCCGTGGTCCTGGCCATCGGCGCCGGGGACGCGTCGCGGATCTACCGCACCACCGACGGTGGACGGAGCTGGGCCGCGGCCTTCGTCAACGACGACCCGGCCGCGTTCTACGACTGCATGGCCTTCTATCCCGGCGGCAGGCGGGGGCTGGCCCTGAGCGACCCGGTCGACGGGAGGTTCCGGATCCTCGCCACGCGCGACTCCGGTCGCTCCTGGACGGTGCTGCCGGACGACGGGATGCCGCAGGCCCCCACGGAGTTCGGGTTCGCCGCCAGCGGTGACTGTCTGGTGACCGCCGGGCGCACGGCGTACTTCGGCTCCGGGGGAGGAGCCTCGCGGGTCTTCCGCTCCGACGACTTCGGCCGGACCTGGACGGCTGCCGACTCCACGATCCCGGCCGGTGAGTCCGCTGGCGTGTTCGCGCTGACGTTCCGTACGCCGCACGAGGGGGTCGCCGTCGGCGGTGACTTCGCCGCGCCGGCCGACGGTGTCGACGCCGTGGCGGTCTCGCGTCATGGCCGGGCCTGGCGCAACACCGGGGACCTGCGCCACTTGGGCGAGGACGCCGCCTTCCTGCCGGGGCGCGGTCAGCGACTGATCGTCACGGGGGAGTCGGGTGAGGTGAGAGGGACCAGCATCAGCCACGACGGCGGTCGCAGCTGGACGCAGGTGAGCGAGTCCGGCTACCACGCTGTGGACTGCACGCACGACGGCTCCTGCTGGGCCGCCGGCGGTGGTGGGCGCGTGGCGCGCCTCGTCTCGGGGCGCTGA
- a CDS encoding MDR family MFS transporter, giving the protein MAGTPSTDQAPAPGTEPSAKLDRTVVVTGLVIVAGMLMSVLDSTIVNVALDTLSSDLDASLAKTQWVVTGYLLSVAMVIPVTGWAMDRFGSKRIWILAVALFMLGSALCATAWNMESLIGFRILQGLGGGMLLPAGQTMIARAAGPDRMGSAMAILGVPMLLGPVFGPVLGGLLVEYTTWHWIFVVNVPVGILAIALAVWKLPTGAPAGPAVRLDVIGVVMLSGSLAALLYGLSEASSRGGFGEWGVLGWLIGGAVGLALYVAYSLVRGPASIIDVRLLSNRVFANSTAAVFLVAIGMFGGMLLLPLYYQTVRDQGALDAGLLLAPQGLGAIVAVLLTGKLTDRIGAGYVVPVGVVLALIGTFPFTQVGVDTSYVWLCVALFVRGIGLGAVMMPTISSAYSTLSKDQASRGAPTLSAIQQVGASLGSAVLITVLTHELTRKLASGGVESGSTGSGGGATELHSIPKSELPVVGPLLADSYQVAFWVAFALTALIIIPALALPRHLHGRPDRSGAAPTSGAGDT; this is encoded by the coding sequence ATGGCTGGCACCCCCTCGACTGACCAGGCCCCTGCCCCCGGCACGGAGCCGTCCGCGAAGCTCGACCGCACGGTGGTCGTCACCGGGCTGGTCATCGTGGCGGGCATGCTCATGTCCGTGCTCGACAGCACGATCGTGAACGTCGCGCTCGACACCCTCAGCTCCGACCTCGACGCCTCGCTGGCCAAGACCCAGTGGGTCGTGACCGGCTACCTGCTGTCCGTCGCCATGGTCATCCCCGTCACCGGGTGGGCCATGGACCGCTTCGGGTCCAAGCGGATCTGGATCCTGGCGGTCGCCTTGTTCATGCTCGGCTCCGCCCTGTGCGCGACCGCCTGGAACATGGAGAGCCTGATCGGGTTCCGCATCCTGCAGGGCCTCGGCGGCGGCATGCTGCTGCCGGCCGGGCAGACGATGATCGCCCGGGCGGCGGGGCCCGACCGGATGGGCAGCGCCATGGCCATCCTCGGCGTCCCGATGCTCCTCGGACCGGTGTTCGGTCCCGTGCTCGGCGGCCTGCTGGTGGAGTACACCACCTGGCACTGGATCTTCGTGGTCAACGTCCCCGTCGGCATCCTCGCCATCGCGCTGGCCGTGTGGAAGCTGCCCACCGGGGCGCCAGCGGGCCCGGCGGTCCGGCTCGACGTCATCGGGGTGGTCATGCTCTCGGGCAGCCTCGCCGCCCTTCTCTACGGGCTCTCCGAGGCCAGCTCCCGCGGCGGCTTCGGGGAGTGGGGCGTCCTCGGCTGGCTGATCGGCGGCGCCGTCGGGCTGGCCCTGTACGTCGCCTACAGCCTGGTGCGCGGCCCCGCCTCCATCATCGACGTCCGCCTGCTGAGCAACCGCGTCTTCGCCAACAGCACCGCGGCGGTCTTCCTCGTCGCCATCGGCATGTTCGGCGGCATGCTGCTGCTGCCGCTGTACTACCAGACCGTCCGGGACCAGGGCGCGCTCGACGCGGGCCTGCTGCTGGCACCGCAGGGCCTCGGCGCCATCGTCGCCGTGCTCCTCACCGGCAAGCTCACCGACCGCATCGGCGCGGGCTACGTCGTCCCGGTCGGCGTCGTGCTGGCCCTGATCGGCACGTTCCCCTTCACCCAGGTCGGCGTGGATACCTCCTACGTGTGGCTCTGCGTCGCCCTCTTCGTCCGCGGCATCGGACTCGGCGCGGTCATGATGCCGACCATCTCCTCGGCCTACAGCACCCTCAGCAAGGACCAGGCGTCCCGGGGAGCGCCCACGCTGTCGGCCATCCAGCAGGTCGGTGCGTCCCTCGGCAGCGCCGTCCTGATCACGGTCCTGACCCACGAGCTCACCCGCAAGCTCGCCTCGGGGGGCGTCGAGAGCGGGAGCACCGGCAGCGGCGGCGGGGCCACCGAGCTGCACTCCATCCCCAAGAGCGAGCTGCCGGTCGTGGGCCCGCTCCTGGCCGACTCCTACCAGGTCGCCTTCTGGGTCGCGTTCGCTCTCACCGCGCTGATCATCATCCCGGCGCTGGCCCTCCCCCGGCATCTGCACGGCCGGCCCGACCGATCAGGCGCCGCCCCGACCTCCGGCGCGGGCGACACGTAG
- a CDS encoding DUF7507 domain-containing protein, with translation MGIRQMAVLAVSAMAAAALTVVPDVALAPAYADPPTGGTTIVDETFTGSTVPDPAWSAQGEACLTGARTAPPAGAANIPTCAGQRSGPVPALGATPGYLQLTDTSTQSAGSVLYNRPIPATAGVTITFDQFQYGGTGADGIGFFLVDGATNLTRTGGAGGSLGYDQRIVQGDPPEPGIEGGVLGVGLDAYGNFYDDGESRGAGCPEGERSPSTAEGAVAPNVITLRGPGDGLIGYCYLASTTPADAADPNDPGTTLNGGTGTLRARTLAGSWRQVNITVTPAPDPRVIVQVRYNPSAAGDPWITELDVPAPAGLPSTYKFGLAGSTGGQTDVHLIRNAVVRSVNPLAELQLEKQVDRSAGTLPAVITAGTVIPYQYTVTNAGTEDLSTLSIIDDKITGAITCDATTLTPAPAPGSTTVCRGTYTVTAADVAAGEVVNTATASAVNPGGDTVNSPEATVTVPLVSRLELTKSVQTDPPYVAGQEVEYLYTVTNTGGSRVTNIAVTDDRISSATLLCEANELEPGASTTCVGTYTVDTAQADAAGRIVNTAVATGDTPVGQEVRSPEAQASIGVNTDIAVAKTVSDPTPSVGDTVTFTVTATNNGPAAATNLLVTDLLPAGRLTFQTAATSGPQPSTYTAGTGAWSIPALAVGNTVTLTITARVDTNAVVSNTASLTRLDQLDTNASNNSATVTLNPRSLDLAVTKQVIGSDEVAAGEPVTFRVTVTNLGPRPGTGITLTDELPPGLTYLGTDSGGDGSYDPDTGIWTVGSLAVGATATYDFVLGTSATGTFTNAVSLATVSPADINSANNSAAATVDVRTPIADLVIVKGASPEEAVVGDTVTYSVTVLNRGPDPVRGVYVTDAGPEGVTVLESVPSQGTVDVAGARWDVGLLGPGDSADLTVTARLDTVGTKVNLVTVDAPLLDDPTPEDNESTATVTTLAPAVDVAVTKSVAAAGGGSASEIPLGQDAVFTVTATNNPVPGQPATTVTNSVFTDLLQEGLTFVSASGDGTFDAATGTWTVGSIPVGATVTLTITVTGTTVGERSNTASLSNLDQRDVDPTNNSASATATFVELADLAITKTADREVAQPRDTVVYTITVTNNGPNATDDTIAHDPALIQANITGHTADRGTFDETTRVWTIPRLEAGETATLTVSVLVGDDASGHYRNLVAIQQSRVDDPNPDDNVDIEELFIPAADIAVTKTVDDPTPALGDTVTFTVGLRNLGPDTAEDVTVDDVLPPGLTYVSSEPLVGTYDPATGVWDVGRLEPTETATSSAIALLRITARVTRSGPLTNTASSDRSGAFPIDRNLDNNSDSATVNSLVPPAPGRPVIRTRTSEKRVEPGQPFYDRVRITGLARGTRVPATARLYGPFRSFAAVGCGSANLARTVAWRARAGWTRTPAVRVSEPGVYTWRIRTRPTQANRGGWSRCGLAAETTTVAKPSYPPPVINGGFAGTLPGSGSERGTRTRIRAGAIGLDAAVLPTNVRRGHMNLPGDVDLTSWLRRSADVGDRIGTSVVAGHVSDRHDRPGALWGLRRARPGQVVTVTRGGKSYRYQVTGTERYDRTQRLPSRLFRTTGAHRLVIVSCTRRVVYSNGHFHYTKYLVVVAKPLGARLRD, from the coding sequence GTGGGCATCCGACAGATGGCCGTCCTGGCCGTAAGCGCGATGGCGGCCGCGGCCCTCACGGTCGTCCCGGACGTGGCCCTCGCGCCGGCGTACGCCGACCCGCCGACCGGCGGCACCACCATCGTGGACGAGACGTTCACCGGCTCGACCGTGCCGGACCCGGCGTGGTCGGCCCAGGGTGAGGCGTGTCTCACCGGTGCCCGCACCGCCCCGCCGGCCGGGGCCGCCAACATCCCGACGTGCGCGGGCCAGCGCAGCGGCCCCGTCCCCGCGCTCGGCGCCACCCCCGGCTACCTGCAGCTCACCGACACGAGCACCCAGTCAGCCGGAAGCGTGCTGTACAACCGGCCGATCCCGGCGACGGCCGGGGTGACCATCACCTTCGACCAGTTCCAGTACGGCGGCACCGGGGCCGACGGCATCGGGTTCTTCCTCGTCGACGGCGCCACCAACCTGACCCGGACCGGTGGGGCGGGCGGGAGCCTGGGCTACGACCAACGCATCGTCCAGGGCGATCCACCCGAGCCTGGCATCGAGGGCGGGGTGCTCGGGGTGGGGCTGGACGCGTACGGCAACTTCTACGACGACGGGGAGAGCCGCGGGGCGGGCTGCCCCGAGGGCGAGCGCTCGCCGTCGACCGCCGAAGGCGCGGTGGCCCCGAACGTGATCACGCTGCGCGGCCCCGGCGATGGCCTGATCGGCTACTGCTACCTCGCCTCCACCACGCCCGCGGACGCTGCCGACCCGAACGACCCCGGCACCACGCTCAACGGCGGCACCGGGACGTTGCGAGCCCGCACGCTCGCCGGGTCCTGGCGGCAGGTGAACATCACGGTCACCCCCGCACCGGACCCCCGCGTCATCGTCCAGGTGCGCTACAACCCCAGCGCCGCGGGTGACCCCTGGATCACCGAGCTCGACGTGCCGGCCCCAGCCGGCCTGCCCAGCACCTACAAGTTCGGCCTGGCGGGCTCCACCGGCGGTCAGACCGACGTCCACCTCATCCGCAACGCCGTCGTCCGCTCGGTCAACCCGCTTGCGGAGCTGCAGCTGGAGAAGCAGGTCGACCGCAGCGCCGGCACCCTGCCCGCCGTCATCACCGCCGGCACGGTCATCCCCTACCAGTACACCGTCACCAACGCGGGGACGGAGGACCTCTCCACCCTGTCGATCATCGACGACAAGATCACCGGCGCGATCACCTGCGACGCCACCACCCTCACCCCGGCGCCGGCGCCGGGGTCGACCACGGTGTGCCGCGGCACCTACACGGTCACCGCAGCCGACGTCGCGGCCGGCGAGGTCGTCAACACCGCCACGGCGAGCGCCGTGAACCCGGGTGGCGACACAGTCAACTCCCCCGAGGCCACGGTCACCGTCCCCCTCGTCTCACGCCTCGAGCTCACCAAGAGCGTGCAGACCGATCCGCCGTATGTCGCCGGCCAGGAGGTGGAGTACCTCTACACCGTGACGAACACCGGCGGCTCCAGGGTCACGAACATCGCCGTCACCGACGACCGCATCTCCTCGGCGACGCTCCTGTGCGAGGCGAACGAGCTGGAGCCCGGCGCGTCGACCACCTGCGTCGGCACCTACACCGTCGACACCGCTCAGGCCGACGCTGCGGGGCGCATCGTCAACACCGCCGTCGCGACCGGGGACACCCCGGTCGGCCAGGAGGTCCGGTCACCGGAGGCCCAGGCATCCATCGGGGTCAACACCGACATCGCCGTCGCCAAGACCGTCAGCGACCCCACCCCGAGCGTGGGCGACACCGTCACCTTCACCGTCACCGCGACCAACAACGGCCCGGCGGCGGCGACCAACCTCCTGGTCACCGACCTGCTCCCCGCCGGACGGCTCACGTTCCAGACGGCCGCCACCTCAGGCCCTCAGCCGTCCACGTACACCGCGGGGACGGGCGCCTGGTCCATCCCCGCGCTGGCGGTCGGCAACACGGTGACCCTCACCATCACCGCCCGGGTCGACACCAACGCGGTGGTCTCGAACACGGCGAGCCTGACTCGGCTCGACCAGCTGGACACCAATGCGTCCAACAACAGCGCCACCGTGACCCTGAACCCGCGCTCCCTCGACCTGGCCGTCACCAAGCAGGTCATCGGCTCCGACGAGGTCGCGGCCGGGGAGCCGGTCACGTTCCGCGTGACGGTGACGAACCTGGGCCCGCGCCCCGGCACCGGGATCACCCTGACCGACGAGCTGCCCCCGGGGCTGACCTACCTGGGCACCGACTCCGGTGGCGACGGCAGCTACGACCCGGACACCGGCATCTGGACCGTCGGCTCCCTCGCCGTGGGCGCAACCGCGACCTACGACTTCGTCCTCGGCACCAGCGCTACGGGGACGTTCACCAACGCGGTCAGCCTCGCCACTGTGTCTCCCGCCGACATCAACAGCGCCAACAACTCCGCGGCGGCGACGGTGGACGTACGCACCCCCATTGCCGACCTGGTCATCGTCAAGGGAGCCTCCCCGGAGGAGGCAGTGGTCGGGGACACGGTCACGTACTCGGTGACCGTCCTGAACCGCGGCCCCGACCCGGTGCGCGGCGTCTACGTCACCGACGCGGGCCCCGAGGGCGTGACGGTCCTCGAGAGCGTCCCCTCCCAAGGCACCGTCGACGTCGCCGGAGCCCGATGGGACGTCGGCCTGCTCGGGCCTGGTGACTCCGCGGACCTGACGGTCACCGCCCGGCTCGACACGGTCGGTACCAAGGTCAACCTGGTCACGGTCGACGCGCCGCTTCTCGACGACCCGACCCCCGAGGACAACGAGTCCACGGCCACCGTCACGACGCTGGCCCCGGCGGTCGACGTCGCCGTCACCAAGTCCGTCGCCGCGGCCGGCGGTGGATCTGCCTCTGAGATCCCGCTCGGGCAGGACGCGGTGTTCACCGTCACCGCGACCAACAATCCGGTCCCCGGCCAGCCCGCGACCACGGTCACGAACTCGGTCTTCACCGACCTCCTCCAGGAGGGTCTGACCTTCGTGTCCGCCAGCGGCGACGGCACCTTCGACGCCGCCACCGGAACCTGGACCGTCGGCTCCATCCCGGTCGGTGCCACCGTCACCCTCACCATCACCGTGACCGGCACGACCGTGGGGGAGCGCAGCAACACGGCCAGCCTGTCCAACCTGGACCAGCGCGACGTCGATCCGACCAACAACTCGGCCTCGGCCACGGCCACCTTCGTCGAGCTCGCCGACCTCGCGATCACCAAGACCGCCGACCGGGAGGTCGCCCAGCCGCGGGACACGGTCGTCTACACGATCACCGTCACCAACAACGGGCCGAACGCCACGGACGACACGATCGCCCACGACCCCGCGCTCATCCAGGCGAACATCACCGGGCACACCGCCGACCGCGGGACGTTCGACGAGACGACACGCGTCTGGACCATCCCTCGGCTGGAAGCCGGTGAGACGGCGACGCTGACGGTCTCGGTGCTGGTCGGCGACGACGCCTCGGGGCACTACCGCAACCTGGTCGCGATCCAGCAGTCCCGCGTCGACGACCCGAACCCGGACGACAACGTCGACATCGAGGAGCTGTTCATCCCGGCCGCGGACATCGCCGTCACGAAGACCGTCGACGACCCCACCCCGGCTCTCGGCGACACCGTCACCTTCACGGTCGGGCTGCGCAACCTCGGGCCCGACACGGCAGAGGACGTCACCGTCGACGACGTCCTGCCACCGGGCCTCACGTACGTCAGCAGCGAGCCCCTCGTCGGCACCTACGATCCCGCCACCGGCGTCTGGGACGTCGGCCGGCTCGAGCCGACCGAGACCGCCACCAGCAGCGCTATCGCGCTGCTGCGGATCACCGCGCGGGTCACCCGCTCGGGTCCGCTCACGAACACGGCCTCGTCCGATCGCAGCGGCGCCTTCCCGATCGACCGCAACCTCGACAACAACTCCGACTCCGCCACCGTGAACAGCCTGGTGCCCCCCGCGCCGGGACGACCGGTCATCCGGACGCGAACGTCGGAGAAGCGGGTCGAGCCCGGACAGCCCTTCTACGACCGGGTCCGCATCACCGGCCTCGCCCGTGGCACGAGGGTTCCCGCGACCGCTCGTCTCTACGGCCCCTTCCGGTCGTTCGCGGCGGTCGGCTGCGGATCGGCCAACCTGGCGCGCACCGTCGCGTGGCGCGCCCGGGCCGGCTGGACGCGCACGCCGGCGGTGCGGGTCTCCGAGCCCGGCGTCTACACGTGGCGGATCCGGACCCGGCCGACGCAGGCCAACCGGGGCGGGTGGAGCAGGTGCGGCCTGGCCGCGGAGACGACGACCGTCGCGAAGCCGTCCTACCCGCCTCCGGTGATCAACGGCGGCTTCGCCGGCACCCTGCCCGGCTCCGGCTCCGAGCGCGGCACCCGGACCAGGATCCGCGCCGGCGCCATCGGGCTCGACGCGGCCGTGCTCCCCACGAACGTCCGGCGAGGGCACATGAACCTGCCCGGCGACGTCGACCTCACCAGCTGGCTGCGCAGGTCCGCCGACGTCGGCGACCGGATCGGCACCTCGGTGGTCGCGGGTCACGTATCCGACCGGCACGACCGACCGGGCGCACTCTGGGGGCTGCGCCGCGCCAGGCCCGGCCAGGTCGTCACCGTCACCCGCGGCGGCAAGTCCTACCGCTACCAGGTGACCGGCACCGAGAGGTACGACCGGACCCAGCGGCTGCCGAGCCGGCTGTTCCGGACCACCGGGGCGCACCGACTGGTGATCGTCAGCTGCACCCGACGCGTCGTGTACTCCAACGGGCACTTCCACTACACGAAGTACCTGGTCGTGGTCGCCAAGCCGCTCGGCGCCCGGCTGAGGGACTAG
- a CDS encoding universal stress protein yields MTTEKPLIIVGNDGSKAAEPALHWALEHARAVGGTVQVVRGWSMRTAPRPETQTFGHIPPIDDFEAAVLQDLEHDCAEVVADYADVEVEYVARRGPAANALLDCAAEADLVVVGARGLGGFQGLALGSVSDQVSRHAACPVVIVRNGTSADTERSLPRD; encoded by the coding sequence ATGACCACCGAGAAGCCCCTGATCATCGTCGGCAACGACGGCTCGAAGGCGGCCGAGCCGGCCCTCCATTGGGCGCTGGAGCACGCCCGCGCGGTGGGCGGCACCGTGCAGGTGGTGCGCGGCTGGTCCATGCGGACGGCGCCGCGCCCCGAGACCCAGACGTTCGGCCACATCCCCCCGATCGACGACTTCGAGGCCGCGGTCTTGCAGGACCTCGAGCACGACTGCGCCGAGGTCGTCGCCGACTACGCCGACGTCGAGGTCGAGTACGTCGCCAGGCGCGGCCCCGCCGCCAACGCCCTGCTCGACTGCGCGGCCGAGGCCGACCTGGTCGTCGTCGGCGCCCGCGGGCTGGGCGGCTTCCAAGGTCTCGCCCTCGGCTCCGTGAGCGACCAGGTCTCCCGACACGCCGCCTGCCCCGTCGTCATCGTCCGCAACGGGACGTCCGCCGACACCGAGCGCTCCCTGCCCCGGGACTGA